The Roseomonas haemaphysalidis genome segment CCGCGATCAGCCGCAGCGCGGCGCGGCCATCGGGCTTCAGGTCGATACGGATGGTACCGGCCACCGCGCCATCCACCACCAGCACCAGCGGGTGGTTGGCGGGGTCGCCCTCGTCCGGGTGTCCCGGGTCGTAGCGGCAGGGATAGGGCCCGTCCGCGCGATGATACAGGTCGAAGATGCAGGTTTCGCGGATCGCATGGTAGCGAAGCCGCTCAGGATCGCTCCGCATGGCGCGGAGCTGGGTAGTTCGGGGGCGCACGAGGCACCTTGTCGCTGTGACGGGAACCGCCCAAGGGTCGGTCCTTGCCGGCCCGGCGCGCGAAGGGCCGGACGGCGGGAGGATACCGCCGCGCCCCCGCCGCCCGCCATGGCCGCGAGTGACTGTCAGAAAAGCTTCACGCCGGCGGGTGGGTCTTCAGCCAGTGGCGGGCGATCTGCTCGCGCGTCGCGACCCAGACGTCGGGGCAGGCCTTCACATGGTCCAGAAAGCGCTTCAGCGCGGCGGCGCGGGCCGGGCGGCCGACGATGCGGCAATGCAGGCCGATGCTCATCATCTTCGGCGCCGTCCTGCCTTCCTCCAGCAGCAGGTCGAAGGCGTCGCGCAGGTGCTGCTCGAAGCCATCGTTGCTGGCGAAGCCCGGGGGCACCGCGAACTTCATGTCGTTGTTGTCGAGCGTGTAGGGGATGACCAGCAACGGCTTGCCGGCGGCGGTGACGTAATGCGGCAGGTCGTCCTCATAGGCGTCGCTGTCGTAGAGAAAGCCGCCATGCTCGGCCACCAGCCGCCGCGTCTGCTCGCTGATGCGGCCGGTGTACCAGCCGACGGGCGGCCTGCCGACCGTGCGGGTGATCGTCTCGACGCATTGCGCGATGTGCTGGCGCTCGGTCGCCTCGTCGATATTCTGGTAGTTGATCCACCGCCAGCCATGGCTGGCGACCTCATGCCCGGCATTCGCGAAGGCGGCGCCGATGGCCGGGTTCAGCTCCAACGCACGGCCAACGCCATACACTGTCAGCTTCATGTCCCGCTCGGCGAACAGCCGCAGGATGCGCCACACGCCGGCGCGGGCGCCGTAGTCGAACTGGCTTTCCTTGCCGATGTCGCGCATGCCCAGCACCGGGTTCCCGCCCGGCGTTTCGTTCAGGTAGACCTCGCTTCCGGCATCGCCGTTCAGCACGGAGTTCTCGCCGCCCTCCTCGTAGTTCAGCACAAAGGACACGGCGAGGCGCGCACCGCCGGGCCAGCGTGGGTCCGGCGGGTTGGGACCGTAGCCGGCGAAGTCACGGGGATAGGCGCTGTCTAGGGCGAGGATGGTCATGGGGCGAAAGCTTGCTGGCCGCCGCCCGGCGCCGTCAACCGGGTCCCGCCTGCCTAGATTGGCCGGCGTTCAAAGGAGATCGGCACGCTCAGCGTCGTGTAGCCACTGTCACGCAGCAGGACGGCGGGTGGCGGCGGCAATGGCGCCGCAGACAGGACAATCGTCAGGGCCGCCGCATCGAACAACGGCTCGCCCGCGCCGCCAGCGATCTGCGGCGTGTAGATTGCACCGTTGCTTCCCACCGAGAAACGGATCAGCGCCGTGCCCCCGGCCACCGGCATGGGGCGGGACGGATCACGGGGGAAGTAGCGCTTGGCCATGATCGCCGCGCTGACGGAGCGCCGCCAAGTGGAAACCGCTTCCTGCTCCTCGGCGGTCATGCTGCCGGGCGTGCTGCACCCTGCCAGGGCCAGCAGAAGCCCAGCCGCTGCCATACGTCTAGACGGCATTACCGCTCTCCATGACCACTGCATTGGTCATAGTCCCGGCCGATCCAACAGCCAGGGCCAAGCCTGCATGGCTCAGGACAGGCGGACGCGCACGATCTCCGGCATCACGCCGAAGCGCACCGGCAGCACGCTGCAGCCAAGGCCGCCGGACACCACCAGCCGCCGCCCCGCCTCCTCCACCAGCCCGTAGGCGAAGCGCTGACCGTAGCGGGAGCCGATCACGGGCGACCAGCCGAACAGCCGCACCTGTCCGCCATGCGTGTGCCCCGACAGGGTCAGCGCCACCCGCCCCGGCACGTTGACGAACTGGTCCGGCTCGTGCGCCATCAGGATGGCCGGCGCATCGTCGGCGGCCAGGGGCGCCAGGGTGGCGGTCAGGTTGTCGGCACCGCGGAAGCGCCAGCCGCCACCGGGGATGCGATACGCCATGCTGCTGCCGGCGCCGCACAGCCACACCCCGTCGCCATGCGGCAGGCGAAGGGCCTGGTTGACCAGCACCCGGATGCCCGCCCCTTCCTGCAATCCCTGCAAGGCCGGGCGCCCCTCGCCCCGGCGCTGCACCGCGTCGTCGTCCCAGTAGTCGTGGTTGCCCAGCACCGCATGGGTGCCAAGCGGCGCCCGCAGCCGCGCCAACTCCGCCACCACCTCCGGCATCGGCAGTCGCCGGCGGATCCAGGGGAAGTGGCCGGGGATGTCCCCCAGCAGCAGGTGCGCGTCGGGCCGCAGCTCATTCGCCGTGTCGACGATGCGACGGATGCGCCGCAGCGGCATCCAGGGCTCGTTGGCATGGATATCGGCGATGACGCTCAGCACCAGCGGTGGCCGGGCGCCCCAGCCGGGCACCGGCAGGTCGTATTCGGTCACCCGCAGCAGCAGCCCCGGCTCGACCACCAGCCCGAAGGCGGAAACCCCGGCGCCGCTGGCCAGGGTGACGGCGCCGCCCGCCAGCAGGTGCCGCCGGGTGAGCCTCAGGCGGCCATCCGGCCGGCCGGCACCTGGCCGTGCACCAGCGACTGGATGAAGCCCAGCTTGCGCACGACATTGGGCGACAGCACGAAGGGATACAGGTCCGCCACGCCCATGGAGCGGTTCAGGCTGTTCACCGCCACCGTCAACGGCACCCAGGCCTCCATCACCGCCTGGATATCCGTGCTGCGGTAGGCGTCGAAATCCACCTCCGCCTCCAGCACGCCGTCCTTGTCGGCCCGCGGCGCGATGCCGATGCCGAGCGAGCGCGCCATCTCCAGCGTATCCACGATGTGCAGGTAGTGCGCCCAGGTTTCGGCGAAGTCCTCCCAGGGATGGGCGGTGGCATAGGTGCTGACGAAGTTGTCCTGCCAGTTGGCGGGCGCACCCTCGTTGTAATGCCGCTGCAGGGCGGCGCCGTAGTCCTGGCTGTCATCGCCGAACACGGCGCGGCATTCCTCCAGCCGGCCCCCGTCGCGCACCAAGAGGTCCCAGAAATGATGGCCGGATTCGTGGCGGAAGTGGCCCAGCAGCGTGCGGTAAGGCTCGCCCATCGCGGTGCGGCGCTTGACCCGCTCCGCGTCGTCGGCCTCCACCAGCGCCAGGGTGATCAGCCCGTTGTCGTGGCCGGTCATCACGCTTTGCTGCGCGTCTGGCGCATCGGCCAGGAAGTCGAAGGCCAGCCCGTGCTGCGGGTCCTCCAGGCGGGTCTTCAGCGGCAGGCCCAGGCGGATGAAGCTGTAGAAGGCGCGCCGCTTGGCCACCTCGATCTTCTGCCAGCGCTCCTTGCTCACCGGGTCCGACAGGTTCGGGATGGTCTGGTTGTGGCGGCAGGCGGTGCAGAACCGCTCGGCGCTGTCATTCGGCACCAGCCAGTTGCAGGCCTGCTGCTGCGCGTTGTCGCAGAACCGGAAGGACGGCCCGGGCGCAGCCCTGGCGGTGAACACCCCCTGCCCGCCATCCAGCGGGTCCAGTGCCGACAGCGTGGTCTGCTCCGGCAGAAAACCCAGCGTGGCGCCGCACTTGACGCACAGCGTGTTCTCGAAATGCAGGACCTGGCCGCAGTTCTGGCAGGCGAAGAGGCGCATGTTCGTGATTCCTGGCCCGGGCCGGTCCCTGGGCGTGGCTGTCAAATGCCCCTGCCCCGGCCCGGTTGCGCCGGCCGGCGAACATAGCGCGCATGCAACAAAAAAGGGCCCCGCCGGGGCCCTTTTCGCGGCCTGCCGTAGTGGCAGGCTCAGTTCTTGGTCTGGTCGACCAGCGCGCCCTTGGTGATCCAGGGCATCATGCCGCGCAGCTTGGTGCCGACTTCCTCGATGGAGTGCTCGGCCAGGCGGCGGCGGGTGGCCTTGAAGGAGGCCTGGTTGACCCGGTTCTCCAGCATCCAGTCACGGGTGAACTTGCCGGACTGGATGTCGTTCAGCACGCGCTTCATCTCGGCCTTGGTCTCGGGCGTGATGATGCGCGGGCCGGTGACGTATTCGCCGTACTCGGCCGTGTTGCTGATCGAGTAGTTCATGTTGGCGATGCCGCCCTCGTAGATGAGGTCGACGATCAGCTTCACCTCGTGCAGGCACTCGAAATACGCCATCTCGGGGGCGTAGCCGGCTTCCACCAGCGTCTCGTAGCCCGCCTTGATCAGCTCCACGAGGCCGCCGCACAGCACCACCTGCTCGCCGAACAGGTCGGTCTCGCATTCCTCGCGGAAGGTGGTCTCAATGATGCCCGAGCGCCCGCCGCCGACGGCGGAAGCGTAGGACAGCGCGATCTCCAGCGCATTGCCCGAGGGGTTCTGGTGGACGGCCACCAGGCAGGGCACGCCGCCGCCCTTCTGATACTCGCCGCGCACCGTGTGGCCGGGGCCCTTGGGCGCGATCATGAAGACGTCGATGTCCGAACGCGGCTCGATCAGGTTGAAGTGCACGTTCAGGCCGTGCGCGAAGGCGAGTGAGGCGCCTTCCTTCATGTTGGCGTGCAGGTGGTCGCGGTACAGGTCGCCCTGGCCCTCGTCCGGCGTCAGCACCATCACGACGTCGGCCCACTTGGCGGCCTCGGCCGGGGACAGCACCTTGAAGCCGGCGGTCTCGGCCTTCTTCTGGGAGGCGCCGGGGCGCAGGCCGATGACGACCTCGCCCACGCCGGAGTCGCGCATGTTCATGGCATGGGCGTGGCCCTGGCTGCCGAAGCCGATGACCGCGACCTTCTTGCCCTTGATCAGGCCGACATCGGCGTCACGGTCGTAATACACGCGCATCTGGCGCTCTCCTCAGTGGAAACGAAAACGGGTCAGGCCTGCAGGCTCGACGGCCCGCGGACAATGGCGACGGCACCGGTCCGGCTGACCTCGGCCAGCCCGATCGGCCGCATGAGATTGATGAAGGCGTCGAGCTTCTCGCCGCTTCCCGTCATCTCGAAGACAAAGCTTTCCGTGGTGGCATCCACCACGCGGGCGCGGAAGGCATCCGCCAGCCGCAGCGCCTCCTGCCGCGCCTCACCGGTGCCGACCACCTTGATCAGCGCCAACTCGCGCGACAGATGCGGGCCTTCCAGCGTCAGGTCCGACACCTTGTGGACCGGCACCAGCCGGTCGAGCTGCGCCTTGATCTGCTCGATCACCATCTCGGTGCCGGTGGTGACCACGGTGATGCGCGACAGGCGTCCGTGCTCATCGACCGGCGCCACGGTCAGGCTGTCGATGTTGTAGCCGCGGCCGGAAAACAGGCCGATGACGCGCGCCAGCACGCCGGCCTCGTTCTCCACCAGCACGGCGATGGTCGCCGCGCGCTGCACGCTGTCGAGGTAGTCGGCCATGGGGTCGGGTATCCGGTGGTCTGAAAGGGGATCGAGGCGTGCGGCGGGCGGTGGCGCCGGTTCAGACCAGGCCCATGCCCTGGTCGGTGACCTGCGCGCCATCGCTCTTCTGGCCGGATGCCAGCAGCATCTCGTTGTGCGCGGCGCCGGAAGGGATCATCGGCATGACATTCTCCTTCTCGTCCACCGCGCAGTCCACCACCACGGGGCGGTCGATGGCGATCATCTCGCGGATCACGCGGTCCAGGTCGTTCTCGCCCTCGATCCGCATGCCGACGGCGTGGAAGCTTTCCGCAAGCTTCACGAAGTCAGGGAGCGCCTCGCTGTAGCTTTCGGAATAGCGGCTGCCGTGCAGCAGCTCCTGCCACTGGCGCACCATGCCCATGTAGCGGTTGTTCAGGATGAACACCTTCACCGGCAGGCGGTACTGCGCCAGCGTCGCCATCTCCTGGATGTTCATCAGGATCGAGGCCTCGCCGGCGATGTCGATGCACAGCGCGTCCGGATGCGCCACCTGCACGCCCATCGCCGCCGGCAGGCCGTAGCCCATGGTGCCGAGGCCGCCCGAGGTCATCCAGCGGTTCGGCTTCTCGAAGCCGAAATACTGGGCGGCCCACATCTGGTGCTGGCCGACCTCGGTGGAGATGAAGGTGTCGCGCCCGCTTTCCTGGGTCAGCTCGAACAGCCGCTTCACGGCGTGCTGCGGCTTGATGATCTTGCCGGACTGCACGTAGTCCAGACACTTCTTGCCGCGCCACTCGTCGATCTGCCGCCACCAGGCGCCCAGCGCCTCGCGGTCCTGCTGCTCCGGCGCCTCGTCCCAGGCGGCCAGCATGGCGCGCAGCACGGCGGCGGCGTCGCCCACCACCGGCACGTCCACCTTGACGTTCTTGTTGATCGAGGAAGGGTCGATGTCGGCGTGGATCTTCAGCGAACCGGGCGAGAAGGCGTTCAGCCGCCCCGTCACGCGGTCGTCGAAGCGTGCGCCGATGTTGAACATCACGTCGCAGCCGTGCATCGCGAGGTTCGCCTCGTAGGTCCCGTGCATGCCCAGCATGCCCAGGAACTGCGGGTCGCTGGCCGGGAAGCAGCCCAGGCCCATCAGCGTGTTGGTGCAGGGCAGCCCCGCCTTGCGCACCAGCTGCGCCAGCAGCGACGACGCCTCGGGGCCCGCGTTGATCACGCCGCCGCCGGCATAAACCACCGGGCGCTTGGCGGACTTCAACATCGCCACGGCCTTGCGGATCTGCCCGGCGTCGGGCTCGGTCTGCGGACGGTAGGAACGGTGCTCGCGGGTCGGCGCCTCGGAATAAGGCCCCTTGTTGACCAGGATGTCCTTGGGCAGGTCGATCACCACCGGGCCGGGGCGGCCGGAGCGCGCCACGTAGAAGGCGTCGTGCACCGTCTCGGCCAGCTTGGCGATGTCCTTGACCAGGTAGTTGTGCTTGGTCGCGGGGCGGGTGATGCCGGTGGTGTCGGCTTCCTGGAAGGCGTCGTTGCCGATCAGGTGGGTCGGCACCTGCCCGGTCAGGCAGACCAGGGGGATGCTGTCCATCAGCGCGTCCACCAGCCCGGTCACCGCATTGGTGGCACCGGGGCCGGAGGTGACCAGCACGCAGCCCACCTTGCCGGTGGAGCGGGCATAGCCCTCGGCGGCATGCACCGCCGCCTGCTCGTGCCGCACCAGGATGTGGCGGATGGCGTTCTGCTGGAAGATGGCGTCGTAGATCGGCAGCACCGAACCGCCGGGGTAGCCGAAGATAACGTCGACGCCCTGGTCCTTCAGCGCGCGCAGAACGATCTCGGCACCCGTCATGGACAGGGTCTCGGTCGTGGCGGTGAGGGTCTGGGGGGACATGGTTCTGCGGACTTCCTTGAAACGGGGCCACTGCACATGGCGAGCCCGGCTTAACGTGCCAACCCCTGCCCCGTCAACGACGCCGATCAATAAAAGCGATAATTTCCGCCCATTCACTTTCTGAAAATTGCTCCTGACCCGCCACACGCGCATGGATCGTATGCGTGTCGGTCGCGCCGGCCAGCGGGCGGTGGCGAAACCACGTCGCCTGCCGCTTGGTGTACTGCCCGGTGGCCAGGCAGGCGCGGCGGCCCGCCTCCTCCATCGATATCTCGCCCCGCAGCGCGGCGGCGATCTCTGGCACGCCATGCGCGCGCATGGCCGGCAGCGTGGGGTCCAGCCCCCGCGCCACCAGCGCCGCCACCTCCTCCACCGCGCCAGCGGCCAGCATGCCCTGCCAGCGTTGCCCGATCGCCGCCCGCAGCGCGTCGCGCGGCGGGTCCAGGCGGATGGCGGCGAAGCGCCAAGCAACACCGTCCCGTTGGGCCGGGCCGGTACCGGGCACGGCCTGCCACGCCGCCATGCCGCGCCCGGTGCCGCGCCAGACCTCCCAGGCACGGGCCAGCCGCTGGCTGTCGCTCGGCCGCAGCCGCGCGGCCGTGTCCGGGTCGGCTTCCGCCAGCCGGGCATGCAGCGCCGCGGGACCCAACGCCGCCAGCAGGCCCCTCGCCTCCTCCCGGGCCTCGGGCGGAACGGGGGGGATCTCGCTCAGCCCCTCGGTCAGCGCATTGAAATACAGGCCGGTGCCGCCGCACAGGATCGGCAGCCGTGCCGCCGCCATCTCCGCCAGCGCCTGCCCGCGCCACCAGGCCACGCTGGCGGCGGTGCCCGCGTCATGCACCCCGTAGAGCCGGTGCGGCGCCCGCGCTTCCTCCGCCGCGTCCGGGCGCGCGGTGATGGCGCGCAGCCCGCCATAGACCTGCATGGAATCGGCGTTGATGACGGTGCCGCCCAGCCGCTCCGCCAGGGCGAGCGCCAGCGCCGACTTGCCGCTGGCCGTCGGCCCCGCCAACAACAGCGCGAAGGGTTGATCGCTCATCGCCCCGCGCGCATGGTCCGCGCCCCATGTCCCATATCATGACCCTCGTCGCGCCGGCCGGCGGCCTGCAGGCCCCCCTCGTCGCACGCATCCGCGCCGCCCTCAACGACCTCGGCGGCCAGGCCGGCACCGCCGACTGGCTGGCGGAGGAAGAGGCGGCCGACCTGCCGTTTTCCCTCCTGGCCGCCGAGCAGGCCACCGCCATCGCGCGCGGCGCGCTGGACGGCGCGCCGGTGGACTGCATCGCCCAGCCCGCCGAAGGCCGCCGCAAGATGCTGCTGGTGGCGGACATGGACAGCACCATCGTCACCGCCGAAACGCTGGACGAGCTGGCCGCCCATGCCGGGGTGCAGGCGCAGATCGCCGCCATCACCCAGCGCAGCATGAACGGCGAGATCGACTTCTCCACCTCGCTGCGCGAGCGGGTCGCGATGATCAAGGGCCTGCCGCTGGCCGCCCTGCAAAAGACCTGGGAGCACATCGAGCTGATGCCCGGCGCCGAGGAGCTGGTCCGCACCATGGCGGCGCACGGCGCGCATTGTGCCATCGCCTCCGGCGGCTTCACCTGGTTCACGGCACGGGTGGCCGAGCGGGTCGGCTTTCAAAGCCACCATGCCAACATCCTGCTGGACGATGGCCACGCCCTGCTGGGCCGCGTGGAGGAGCCGGTCTTCGACCGCGACAGCAAGCTCACCATCCTGAAGCAGCTCGCCGCCGAGCATGCCCTGCCGCTGTCCGCCACCGCCGCCGTGGGTGATGGCGCCAATGACCTCGCCATGCTGGGCGCGGCCGGCCTCGGCGTCGCCTTCCGCGCCAAGCCGGTGGTGGCGGCCTCGGCGCGGGCGCGGGTGGATTTCGGAGACCTGCGGGCACTGCTCTTCGCGCAGGGCTTCCGGGCAGCGGAGATCGTGGAACAGGCGTGAAGCAGGCCGGGGCACGAATTCCCCGGCCCCTTCTGCTTCTTCTCCTACTGGCGCCAGCCAACAAAGGAACGATGGGATCTGGGGGCAATTCCTTCCCCCAGCCTTGCCCGGCAACAAAAAAAGGCGGGACGCCGAAGCGCCCCGCCCCTGATCCGGCCGGATGCGGCCGTTAGTTGCTGCTGCCGCCCTCGGCGCGTAGGCGCAGCGGCACGAAGCGCTGGCCCTGGCCATTTTCGACCAGCAGCAGGGCACTCGGGCGGTTCTGCTTGCGCAGGCGGTCCAGCTGCTCACGAACCTCCTGCGGGTTGCTCACCCGGGTCTGCTGCACCTCGATGATCAGGTCACCCGGCGACAGGCCACGCTCGGCGGCGCTGCTGCCGGCGGTCACGTCCGTCACGACCACGCCACGGGCATCGTCGCGCAGGCTGAAGCGCTGCTTCAAGTCGGGCGAGATGGCGGCGACCTTGAGGCCGAGCCCGGCCAGCTCCACCGCGGCGCCGGGCTGCGCCTGCTCCGGCGCGGCGGGCGTGGTGCCGGCGGTCTGCTCGGCCGGCAGTTCGGCCACGGTGACGCGCAGCTGCTCTTCCTTGCCGTTGCGCCACACGGTCACGGGCGCCTCGGTGCCCACGCCCGTTTCGGCCACGATCAGCGGCAGGTTGCGCATTTCGCGCACGTCCTGGTTGTTGAAGCGCAGGATCACGTCGCCGTTGCGGATGCCACCCTTGGCGGCGGGGCCGTTATCCTCGGCCCGGGCCACCAGGGCGCCGCGCGCGCCGTTGGGCACGTTCAGGCTTTCGGCGATCTCTTCCGTCACCTGCTGGATATTCACGCCGATCCAGCCGCGCCGCACCCGGCCGCCATCGCGCAGCTGCGCCACGATGTTCTTGGCCAGGTTGGACGGAATGGCGAAGCCGATGCCGATGGAGCCGCCGGAGGGCGAAACGATGGCGGTGTTGATGCCCACCACCTCGCCGGCCAGGTTGAACAGCGGGCCGCCCGAATTGCCGCGGTTGATGGCCGCGTCCGTCTGGATGAAGTTGTCGTAGGGGCCGGAGTTCAGGTTGCGCCCGCGCGCGGACACGATGCCCGAGGTCACGGAGCCGCCGAAGCCCAGCGGATTGCCGATGGCCAGCACCCAGTCGCCCACCTCCGCCCTGTCGGAGTCACCGAAGGCGACCACCGGCAGCGGCTTGTCGGACTTCACGCGCAGCACGGCGAGGTCGGTGCGCTGGTCCACGCCCACCAGCTCGGCCTTCAGCGTGGTGTTGTCCTGCAGCACGACGTTGATCTCGTCGGCGCCATCGACCACGTGGTTGTTGGTGACGATGATGCCCGACGCATCGATGATGAAGCCCGAACCCTGGCTCTGCGCGCGGCGCTGCGGCTGGCCGGGGCGCTGGCCCGGGCGCTGGCGCTCCATGAAGTCGCGGAACAGCTCCTCGAAGGGGCTGCCCGGCGGGGCCTGCGGCATTTCCGGCGCGTCGGGGCGGCCGCCGCGCGCGGGGCGGTCGCCGCCGATGGTCTGGGTGGTCTGGATGTTCACGACCGAAGGCAGCAGCCGGCGCGCCAGCGGCGCGAAGGACGGCGGCTGGTTGGCCATCGGCGCCGGCAGGCCCTCGCGCGGCGTGGCGGGGGCCACGGGCGCGGTGGCGTTCGGCGGCGCGGCGCTGGGCGCGGGTTGGGCGTGGACGGAAAAGGGCGCCGCGAGCGGGACGGCTGCGACAGCAGCGGCCAGCATCAGGGGGGCGAGACGCATCGGCAGAACCTCGCTTTCGGCCGGAAGGTGCGGCCGGATGGGTCAGGGACGGGGGGCAGATAAGGCCCCCGTGCGGGATGGCAAAGGGCGCCGGGGCGCTCTGTTACGAAAGAACCCAACTCGCCACCGGCCGCAAGGGATGCGGCCGGTCCGACACAATCCGAGATGTTAACAGAAAGCCATCAAGGCGCCGACGTGGCCGGTGCCGGTGCGGTGGGCGCATCGGCGGTGGGGGCGCCCGGCGGCAGCGTGACCCCGGCCAGCGGCACGCCGGGCTGGGACGAGCGGAAGTAGCGGAAGAATTCTGAATCCGGCGTCAGCACCAGGCGGGCATCGCCTTCCGAGAAGGCTTCCCGATAGGCCTGCATGGTCCGCCAGAACTGGAAGAACTGCGGGTCCTGCTGGAAGGCGGCGGCGAACAGGCCGATCGCCTCCTGCTCGCCCTGGCCGCGCAGCACGTCCGCCTGCGCCTGGCTTTCGGCCAGGATGACGGTGCGCTCGCGGTCGGCGCCGGCGCGCACGCGGGCGGCCACCTCGGCACCCTCGGCGCGCGCCTCGCGGGCCACGCGCTCACGCTCGGACTGCATGCGGTTGAGCACCGCCTGGGTGTTCTCCTCCGGCAGGTCGGCGCGGCGGATGCGCACGTCCTCCACCCCGATGCCGAACTGCTGCGCCTCGGAATTCACCTGCCGCTTGATCTCGTCCATGATCCGCTGCCGGTCGGCCGACAGCACGGAAAGCAGCGGCTGGCTGCCCAGCACGCGCCGCAGCGACGACGAGACGATGGACGACAGCCGGCCGCGGATGCCGGCCTCCTGCGCGCCGGAGGTCTGGAAGAAGCGCAGCGGGTCCGTGATGCGGAAGCGGGTGAAGCTGTCCACGATCAGCCGCCGCTGGTCGCCCAGGATGATCTCCTCGCCCGCCAAATCGAAGTCCAGCAGCCGCCGGTCGAAGCTGACCACGGACTGGATGAACGGGATCTTGGCATGCAGGCCCGGCGTGCTGATCACGCGGATCGGCTCGCCGAACTGGGTGATCATCACCTGCTCGGTCTGCTGCACCGTGAACAGGGTGGAGGCGGCGGCGACGACGGCGACGACCGCGACGCCGGCCAGCAGGGTCAGGCGGTTCATCGGGCGGCTCCCTGCGCGGGGGCTTGCGGGGCGGGCGCCGCGCCGGCGGCGGGCGGCGTGGCGGGGCGCGAGCGATCGATCAGCCCCGGCGGCGCCGGGCGGGCGGCGCGCGGCGTGTTGCCGGCGCCCTGCGCGGCGCCATCCAGCGGCAGGTAGGGCACGACGCCCTGCAGCCGGTCGTCCACCACGATCTTGGGGTTGCGGCGCAGGATCTCTTCCATGGTTTCCAGGTACAGGCGGCGCACCGTCACGTCCTTGGCGGTCTGGTAGGCGGTCAGCACGCTGAGAAAGCGCGCGGCCTCGCCGCGGGCGCGGGCGACCTGCGATTCCTTGAAGCCCTCGGCTTCCTGCACAAGCCGCTGCCCTTCGCCGCGGGCGCGGGGGATGATGTCGTTGCGGTAGGCCTCGGCCTCGTTGCGGGCGCGCTCGCGGTCGGCATTCGCCCGCTGCACGTCGCGGAAGGCGTCGATCACGGCCGGCGGCGGATCGACCTTCAGCAGCTGCACTTGGGTGATCTCGACGCCCGAGCCGTACTGATCCAGGATCGCCTGCGTGCCGGTGCGGACCGACTGCTCGATCTGCGCGCGCGCTTCCGTCAGCGCCGGCTGGATGGGGGTGCGGCCCACCACCTCGCGCATCACGCTTTCGGCCGCCGACTTCACCGTCTGGTCCG includes the following:
- the puuE gene encoding allantoinase PuuE codes for the protein MTILALDSAYPRDFAGYGPNPPDPRWPGGARLAVSFVLNYEEGGENSVLNGDAGSEVYLNETPGGNPVLGMRDIGKESQFDYGARAGVWRILRLFAERDMKLTVYGVGRALELNPAIGAAFANAGHEVASHGWRWINYQNIDEATERQHIAQCVETITRTVGRPPVGWYTGRISEQTRRLVAEHGGFLYDSDAYEDDLPHYVTAAGKPLLVIPYTLDNNDMKFAVPPGFASNDGFEQHLRDAFDLLLEEGRTAPKMMSIGLHCRIVGRPARAAALKRFLDHVKACPDVWVATREQIARHWLKTHPPA
- a CDS encoding energy transducer TonB, translated to MTAEEQEAVSTWRRSVSAAIMAKRYFPRDPSRPMPVAGGTALIRFSVGSNGAIYTPQIAGGAGEPLFDAAALTIVLSAAPLPPPPAVLLRDSGYTTLSVPISFERRPI
- a CDS encoding metallophosphoesterase, with product MVEPGLLLRVTEYDLPVPGWGARPPLVLSVIADIHANEPWMPLRRIRRIVDTANELRPDAHLLLGDIPGHFPWIRRRLPMPEVVAELARLRAPLGTHAVLGNHDYWDDDAVQRRGEGRPALQGLQEGAGIRVLVNQALRLPHGDGVWLCGAGSSMAYRIPGGGWRFRGADNLTATLAPLAADDAPAILMAHEPDQFVNVPGRVALTLSGHTHGGQVRLFGWSPVIGSRYGQRFAYGLVEEAGRRLVVSGGLGCSVLPVRFGVMPEIVRVRLS
- a CDS encoding zinc-binding metallopeptidase family protein encodes the protein MRLFACQNCGQVLHFENTLCVKCGATLGFLPEQTTLSALDPLDGGQGVFTARAAPGPSFRFCDNAQQQACNWLVPNDSAERFCTACRHNQTIPNLSDPVSKERWQKIEVAKRRAFYSFIRLGLPLKTRLEDPQHGLAFDFLADAPDAQQSVMTGHDNGLITLALVEADDAERVKRRTAMGEPYRTLLGHFRHESGHHFWDLLVRDGGRLEECRAVFGDDSQDYGAALQRHYNEGAPANWQDNFVSTYATAHPWEDFAETWAHYLHIVDTLEMARSLGIGIAPRADKDGVLEAEVDFDAYRSTDIQAVMEAWVPLTVAVNSLNRSMGVADLYPFVLSPNVVRKLGFIQSLVHGQVPAGRMAA
- the ilvC gene encoding ketol-acid reductoisomerase produces the protein MRVYYDRDADVGLIKGKKVAVIGFGSQGHAHAMNMRDSGVGEVVIGLRPGASQKKAETAGFKVLSPAEAAKWADVVMVLTPDEGQGDLYRDHLHANMKEGASLAFAHGLNVHFNLIEPRSDIDVFMIAPKGPGHTVRGEYQKGGGVPCLVAVHQNPSGNALEIALSYASAVGGGRSGIIETTFREECETDLFGEQVVLCGGLVELIKAGYETLVEAGYAPEMAYFECLHEVKLIVDLIYEGGIANMNYSISNTAEYGEYVTGPRIITPETKAEMKRVLNDIQSGKFTRDWMLENRVNQASFKATRRRLAEHSIEEVGTKLRGMMPWITKGALVDQTKN
- the ilvN gene encoding acetolactate synthase small subunit: MADYLDSVQRAATIAVLVENEAGVLARVIGLFSGRGYNIDSLTVAPVDEHGRLSRITVVTTGTEMVIEQIKAQLDRLVPVHKVSDLTLEGPHLSRELALIKVVGTGEARQEALRLADAFRARVVDATTESFVFEMTGSGEKLDAFINLMRPIGLAEVSRTGAVAIVRGPSSLQA
- a CDS encoding acetolactate synthase 3 large subunit, with the protein product MSPQTLTATTETLSMTGAEIVLRALKDQGVDVIFGYPGGSVLPIYDAIFQQNAIRHILVRHEQAAVHAAEGYARSTGKVGCVLVTSGPGATNAVTGLVDALMDSIPLVCLTGQVPTHLIGNDAFQEADTTGITRPATKHNYLVKDIAKLAETVHDAFYVARSGRPGPVVIDLPKDILVNKGPYSEAPTREHRSYRPQTEPDAGQIRKAVAMLKSAKRPVVYAGGGVINAGPEASSLLAQLVRKAGLPCTNTLMGLGCFPASDPQFLGMLGMHGTYEANLAMHGCDVMFNIGARFDDRVTGRLNAFSPGSLKIHADIDPSSINKNVKVDVPVVGDAAAVLRAMLAAWDEAPEQQDREALGAWWRQIDEWRGKKCLDYVQSGKIIKPQHAVKRLFELTQESGRDTFISTEVGQHQMWAAQYFGFEKPNRWMTSGGLGTMGYGLPAAMGVQVAHPDALCIDIAGEASILMNIQEMATLAQYRLPVKVFILNNRYMGMVRQWQELLHGSRYSESYSEALPDFVKLAESFHAVGMRIEGENDLDRVIREMIAIDRPVVVDCAVDEKENVMPMIPSGAAHNEMLLASGQKSDGAQVTDQGMGLV
- the miaA gene encoding tRNA (adenosine(37)-N6)-dimethylallyltransferase MiaA; translation: MSDQPFALLLAGPTASGKSALALALAERLGGTVINADSMQVYGGLRAITARPDAAEEARAPHRLYGVHDAGTAASVAWWRGQALAEMAAARLPILCGGTGLYFNALTEGLSEIPPVPPEAREEARGLLAALGPAALHARLAEADPDTAARLRPSDSQRLARAWEVWRGTGRGMAAWQAVPGTGPAQRDGVAWRFAAIRLDPPRDALRAAIGQRWQGMLAAGAVEEVAALVARGLDPTLPAMRAHGVPEIAAALRGEISMEEAGRRACLATGQYTKRQATWFRHRPLAGATDTHTIHARVAGQEQFSESEWAEIIAFIDRRR